The genomic stretch TTAAACCCACCCCACAAATATGGATATTCTGGCTCTTTCTGTTCATGGAGAGGTGTGGTTTGTGATGATGGGGGAGAAAATGTTGTGAAGCTAGAAGCTTCTGGAGTGGGTTTATCTGGTGTGATTCCTGATACAACTATTGGGAAATTGAAAAAGCTTGAATCTTTGGATCTTAGCAGTAACAAGATTACCACCTTGCCTTCTGATTTTTGGAGTTTGGGTTCTCTCATAAAGCTTAATCTTTCACACAACCAAATCTGTGGGAGTCTTTCTAGTAACATTGGAAATTTTGGGCACCTTCAAAGCTTGGACCTTTCGTTTAACATATTTGATGGGAGCATCCCAGAAACATTCAGTTCTTTGTCAAAGTTGGAGTCTTTGAACCTCAGTGACAATGGGTTTGAATCCAGTGTCCCATCAGGAATCTTGCAGTGTTTGAATTTAGTTTCTGTTGATCTGTCTGAAAACAATCTCAATGGCTCTCTTCCTAGTGGCTTTGCTGCTGCATTGCCAAAGCTCAGGTTCTTGAGCTTGGCAGAGAACGAGGTTGTTGGTCGGGATTCGGACTTTAGTGGGATGAAATCGGTGAGCTATCTGAATCTCTCTGGGAACTTGTTCAAGGGTTCTGTTTTAGGTGTGTTTGAAGGGACATTGGAGGTGGTGGATTTGAGCAGGAATCAGTTTCAAGGCCACATTCCTGAGGTAAACCCCTCCACTTTCAATTGGTCGAATTTGCTGTATTTGGATATGTCTGAGAATGAGTTGAGTGGTGAGATTTTCTTCACCGGATTGCATCATTCAATGAATCTTAGACACATTAATCTTGCACACAACAGATTCACCAAACAGGACTTGTTTATCAATGCTGATGTGCTCACACATTTAGACTATCTGAATTTGTCTGCAACTGGTTTGGTTGGTGAGATTCCTAGCAACATCTCAGGACTAACTAGTTTAGCAACCCTTGATCTCTCTGACAACCATCTCAGCAGCCACATTCCGCCTCTCATGTTGAAGAGCCTCAGATTTCTCGACCTTTCGCACAACAATCTAACAGGAGATATCCCATTGGTGGTGATGGATGAACTCCATCATATGGATAGCTTCAATTTCTCATACAACAACCTTAGCTTTTGTGGGTCCCAGTTCCCCCCGGAAACTCTTCAAGCTTCGTTCATAGGATCGACTAATAGCTGCCCCATTGCTGCCAATCCGGACTTCTTCAAGAAAAAGCCTCCAATGCATAGAGGGCTAAAGATTGCTCTGGCTCTGACCATCCCCATGGTGTTTTTGCTCGTGGGGTTGCTTGTGCTAGCATTTAGGTGTCGTAGAAAAACAAGAACATGGGCGGTGAAGCAGGATTCTTGCAAGGAGGAGCAGACCGTCTTCCCGGGGCCCTTCTCGTTCCAGACAGATTCAACCACTTGGGTGGCTGATGTTAAGCAGGCAACATCAGTGCCCGTAGTCATCTTTGAGAAGCCCTTGCTGAATTTCACATTCGCGGACTTGCTATCCGCGACCTCTCATTTTGATAGGGCCACGTTGCTGGCAGAAGGGAGATTTGGGCCTGTCTACGGTGGATTGATGCCCGGGGGGTTACATGTTGCTGTTAAGGTTTTGGTTCATGGTTCCACGATGACAGACCACGAAGCTGCAAGGGAGCTTGAGTATCTTGGTCGAATCAAGCACCCTAATCTCGTTCCATTAACGGGATATTGCTTGGCCGGTGAGCAGAGGATTGCTATCTACGATTACATGGAGAACGGGAACTTGCAGAACTTGCTACATGATCTGCCACTCGGGATTCAAAAGACGGAAGATTGGAGCACAGACACATGGGTAGATGAGAACAACGGGATACAGAACGTTGGCCCTGAAGGGTCACTAATAACATGGAGGTTCAGGCACAAGGTCGCGCTTGGCACTGCTCGTGCACTCGCGTTCCTCCATCACGGCTGCATCCCTCCCATCATCCACCGAGACGTCAAAGCAAGCAGCGTCTACCTGGACTCAAACTTGGAGCCAAGGCTGTCAGATTTCGGGATTTCAAATATTTTCGGGAATGGAAGCGAAGATGAGATTGCTCGTGCATCCCCGGGGTATCTGCCACCAGAGTTTCTCGAGCAAGAAGGCAGCTCCTCACCGATGGCACCAACGCCCATGTCAGACATATATGGATTCGGAGTGATCTTATTCGAGTTAATCACCGGGAAGAAGCCGGTTGGGGATGTGTATCAAGAAGCAAACTTAACTACTTGGGTGAGGGGACTAGTGAGGAGGGACCAGGCATCACGAGCTATCGACCCCAAGATCCGTGGGACTGCACCAGACTCACAGATCATCGAGGCTTTGAAGATCGGGTACCTTTGCACGGCCGAAATTCCTTCCAAGAGGCTAAGCATGCAACAGGTAGTTGGCCTGCTCAAGGATCTTGAACAAATTACACTATAGTAAACACATTTTGAACTAAATCATGTTCTAATTGCTTCTCTAGTTTATTTTTAGTATCACATTGTATATCATTTTGAGTTTTGCTTTCTTGACATTCTATCTGTTATCCTCACCACTCTTTCATTGTACAAACTCTTGGAAATGTTACCAAGGTTGAGCTACTCTTATCTcacttaaaatattttaataacaaTGAATAACTCTATATACATTTTGTTCATGTGGGAATTAGTAATCATGCCCTTAATAATTGctgaaaattagaaaataattagaaatttgTAATTGAGGACAATGGTGAATTGGGAACTtctattttgaaatataacacTTGCTAGAGCATGAGTTTTATAACATCCCTTAGAGCCGATCATCGGTAGTCGGCGGTCAGCTGTCACCGGAGGAGCGGGCATAGCAGGACAAAGATGGGCGCTTATctaattttcagatttttttaaaaatcattttttaatatttttccaaGTTTTTTGGAATAAGATTAACCAAACATCCACTGGCTTGCATATATGTGTGTGTACAcacaacaaaatataaaatggaaaaaacatAAGACAAGTATGATGGCTTGTGAGATTATTCCTTATCATCTCCTGAATCAGATGCCAAAAACATTCttggaaattaaaaattgtataCTCATAATGAATTTAACCTAACTAAAACATAGCTGCTACAAGTTAACCTCTACAATGTTAACAAAAAAATagtatacaaaaaaaatagtagtattaaataaaagGGGACTACTTCATATAGTTCCAACATAATCATTTTCCAAATTAGGAAGAGTTCTTGATTACCCATTCAACCAGCGTTGAAACCCCGAATCCAGTTGCGCTCTTCTTCTTGTCATTCCAAACAGGGCCAGCCATGTCGATGTGCATCCATTGCACCTTCTCGTCAACGAACTATCCCACAAAACATGTCAGATTTCAGTATTCATGTTTGTCGTCTATCTTTGATACAATGGGTTTAGCAAGATTGGCATTCAAAGCTGATGATGAAAGCATTACCTGTTTCAAGAAAAGAGCTGCGGTGATGGAACCACCTTGACGACCACCGGTATTTACCATATCAGCCACTCCGGACTTCATGGACTCCCAGTAAGTTTCCTCCAACGGCAGCCTCCATAGTTTTTCCCCACTGTTCTCTGAAGCTCTTGACATCTCTTCTGCTAGATCATCGCTTGGCGTGAAAACACctgtttgttttttaatgaaatgaGCAGTGTATTTTGGTCTGAAAGAATGACTACAACAAATCGATTTCAAAAGGTGGAGTATATTATTAGAATAGAACCTATACGCTCCAGATTACAAGAAAAGAAATCTTTATAGACCTAATGTACCTGCAATTGAGGGTCCGAGAGCCACTATACAAGCTCCCGTGAGTGTAGCCAAATCCACTATCTGCACATTAAAATGCTTGCTACTCAACCACAAAATACAACATAAGTAAAAAAATGCATGGTGATCCTCTGTGAGTAGGAAATGAAAGCATCGAGCATAATGTTTGAACCGGAAAAAAGTTTGCTGGATTGCAAAATAAGCCAAGGACGGTCGGATAATCATGTCTTATGTTGCCTGTGTCTGTAAGAAGATGTCACTGAAAGCATGATGAACAAAACCACCGTATTATACCTTCTCTGCACCTTGAGTACAGGCATATACCAAAGCATCAGCAAGTGTAAGTCTTCCTTCAGCATCGGTATTGTTTACCTACAATGTTGGGTAAAGGGTGAAAACCGTCAGCGAAGAAATCTTATTGAATGCTAACATAAACATGCTTCCTTCCCTGGTCAATATAGATGTAACCTATAAGAAGATGAGCTGGATGGACAAGAACAACAATTTGCAACCTATGGGAAGGAGAAATTACCTCAATTGTCTTCCCATTTGAAGCAGTAAGGATGTCCCCAGGACGCATACCTGTTCCACTTATCATATTCTCGCAGGCAGCAACAATGAAGTGAACCTGAAGATACAGTCAATTGTCAAATTTATTTCTAATCTATGATAACAATAACAGGCAAAGTAGTAATTCAATCGAatcaaatcaatcaatcaatcaagtAAAGTCAGGAAGAGCAAATACACCTCAACCCCGTCAGGCTTGATTTTTCCTAGAGATTTTGCAGCACCCAATACTGCTGCTGAGCCTCCCATGTCAAATTTCATGAGTTCAATCATACTACCTGGTCCTGTCTTGATATTGTAGCCACCACTGTATTGTAAGGAAAACATCAAGACAAGAAGATCTGATGAGCATATAAATATGGCTGTTTTgttcaaattttgaaatcaaAAGATAAAGATCTCTTTCTTAGGGTATAAAAGTTACCAATCAAAAGTCAAGCCTTTTCCCACCAGGGCCAGCTTGGTTCTAACTGTTCCACCTGGAGGCTTGTAACATAAATGGATGAAATGTGGAGGATTGCACGACGCTGCGCCAACAGCTAAAAAGGACCCCATTTTCAATTCCTTGCACTGCTCTTCATCCAATATTTTAACCGTAAATACATCACTGTGGTCAGATGCAATTCTTGTGGCTTCTTCAGCTAGTACTCCTGAATAAGAGTAACATTCAAGAAACAAGTGAGATATGGAGAGCTACAGAGCATAAAAGTCTAGCAATATGAATGCCATGAGAATAAGGGcactataaaaaaacaaatgttATTGAGGAAAACAAATAATATGACAAACCAGGTGTGAGTACATTCGCGGGAGCATTCACTAGCTCTTTTCCCAAAATGATCCCTGAACAAACATCTTCGGCATATTTGAGTTTTTTCTCAATCTCAGGTCCAATACCAAGACCAAGAATGTCAATTGATTGTAGAGAAGGTTTCTTCGATTCTGATTTGAATCTGTTATCATCAAATGTCCCCAATATAGCTCCTGTTTAAAGTTCAAGGAGCAGCCACATTAACTACAAACAAAGATGGACATTTCCACTCAAGCAAAAAGTACATACCAGTAGCTATAGCTGAAGCAGTACTTGGCTTCAGTTCTGCAGCAATTCCTTCGGATGAAGCAAGTGTGATGGCAACATTAATACCCCGGGAAGACTTTGCTGCAGCAGCCACAGACTCACCGAGACTGCGGTAAGCTGTTCTTGCCGATGCTCCTCCAAGCCCAATCAAACCAACCCTTTTAGACCCAACACCAGGAAGCCTGAGCACTGTTGATTGACCAGCCTTCCCAGTGAAATCTTCCTCCGACGAGGCTTCAGATAACAAACCCCCCAAATGCAAATCCAGCTTTTGCAGTATTACATTCTTAAACGCcgaattttcgtccctctccaTGTCCTTTTCCGTGACGCCCACAGCAAGTATGTCTCCTTTCCATTCTACCAAATCAATCTCTTTTGCCGAAAATGCAATCTTAAATCATCCCAGCAACACATCAAATTAGTTAAGCCGATAACTAATATCCCCAAAAATTAACATGCCAAACACATCAGGTTACATACACGAGTCATACATATTTCACCCAAATCAGTCAAATCACTTGAAAATTATAAAGCGAAACTCTATCATAATCAAATCGACAAATACACAGTGTAGAAGGAATTAAGATGAAACCAATGTATCATTATTCACAGCTCCAAATAAATGAGAGAATTGATAATCAGTAAATACAAAGCAAAACGAATACCTTTGGCGGATCGATCTGTTTGGGTTCGGTGAGACCAAGAGCTGCTCGAGTAATGGAATGCGCCATGCGCTTTCCTCTCCAAGATAGACCGAATTCGAACTTAGTGAAAACAGAGGCGGAGAAATTACAGTATGAAGACGAGAAGGAAGACGAAGGCGACGCCGAGGCACGAAGAGTAAAGGAAGTCGAAGCTACTCTAATGGAGGCCATGCTTTGGAGAAGAAACAAACGGATGCTGTTAAATTTATCTCCATTATCTATTTGGGGAGGCAAATGAGATAGTTTGAAATTCAGGGGTAGAAATGTAAAAACGCTGAACTCCTAACCAAGCTTTCTTTCTACTCTATCAATCCCTTTTCAGAATTAATTAAACCCTACAAATTACTCAGTAATCAATCAATTGAGAACAAGTGAAGATGGTGGCGACGAATCTGAAAGCGGAGACGATGAAATTGATGGAGAAGCGAAGTGGGATAGAGGAGGAGATGAATGTCATCATCGAACGCCTCTGCCAGCCCGGCGGCCCTGGCCTCTCCGGCAACCTTGTCGATTCCGAGGTATATTTCGTTCCATATACCTCTCTCCAATTGATTATTTCTTCGTCTACACCAATGAATTGAATATGAAGATTTTGTGGCGGATTGTTCTGAAAATTGAGGGTTTTGCAGGGGTTTCCGAGGACAGATATTGACATTCCAACTGTCAGAGCTGACAGGCATAGACTTGCTGGTATTGGCAATCTCTCTGTTTTGGATTCTAAGCTACAGAATGTGAATTGACTTTAATTTTTGTTACCTGTTAACAAATTGATGTTAGGTGGTGGGAGAAGCTCTCCCTTTACTCACGTTGTTTTTCCTGGTGCAGAGTTGCGTAGTGATCACAAGGATATAACGGAGAAGATGAGCCAAAATATTGAGCTTCTTCATTCTGCAAAACATACTACAGCCACTTCATCTGTTAAAGATTCTGGTTAGCTGCTAATTGGTTCATAATTGTATGTTGTTTATTGGAGTTTTTGATATGTGATAGATGAGTTATGATCACAACGAGCCTGATTAAGCGATAGACGTTAACTGAAAGTTAATTGATACTTTAACAATGGAATATGTTCGATTGGTAATGCCGAAAGGTGCATATATTCAGCGTGTTAGTTAAGTGGCATAAAATTAACTGTGTTTTGCATTTGATGCCGCAGGGCCAAGTGCTGGCATGTATGCGTCCCTTGGCAATTCTGTAGCAATAGACGCTTCTAGTGCCATGGATGCGGATTTTGGCATCGGCAGAGCCTTTGCAATTGTCGATGAAATAACTGAGTTGTCTCCAGCTGCAGAAGATGGTTTACAACTGGGCGATCAGATTTTGAAATTTGGGAATGTGGGGGGAGGTGAGAGCTTTCTGCAGCAGCTTGCTGCTGAAGCTCAACAAAAGCAAGGTGAAGCTGTCCCCTTGGTTGTGTCGAGGCAGGGTTCTCTGATTAATCTGACTGTAACTCCTAGAACATGGCCGGGTCGAGGTTTACTGGGGTACGTCCTACTTTACTTTTCTTCTTAACATCGTCAAATGTTTTCTCTTTGGCTTACCTTTCATTGCTGCAAGTATGGCACGTGCCCTCAACAAATCTTCGAAAAACTATTAGTGCAGTATGTTTAGTCAATATAGTAAAACATCAAAACACAAATTATCTATATGAACCTGATGATTCGCAAGAAATGATGCGGGTTTAACAAAGCATGAATTCAAGCTTTTATAAGGAATATTTCTCTACTCGTTAGTAACATACTATTTCCAGCGTACTTGCTCAATTATGCATCGTTATAATTGTTTTCTTGATGTGCTGGTATTAGTTGAATTACCAATCTCTGTTTCCGCATGTGCGTAATATTCTATTTCCTCTGGGTACAGTCCTCATGAGCAATCTCTAATGTGGATCCATATAGTTTCGTTTGTATTCATCGTCCTCTGCTGCACACACGAGTTTCACATTCAAGTTTGCATgaatgttttattatttaaaacatTACATGTTCACGTACGCCCGAGCTAGAGTTCTAATTTGTGGCTTTTTGCAGGTGCCATTTCCGGATCTTATGATGACGTGTTTATGCACACAACTCCTTAATAGTTAGGACCGAACTGCCGGGAGGGAAAAGAATACTAGGTTTTTATGTGCATTCGAAATAACTATGTAACAAACTTGTACTTAAGAACGATTATGTATCGTCCTGTTTTTGTGTCTCAAATGTTAGGGCtgacaaatcgtgcggattgggtcgttatcgggtcaatcTGATAATGACCGAATCCAATAAGGcataacctgaacccgacctgttaaggaaactgtaaatccgaacacgaacctgacctgctaccttcaaatccgaacacgacccgcacccgacacgaatccgttatcgacacgatatagtatgggttgacacgacacgataacaactcGAACCTGATATTatacgattaaaacctaatattacacgattattccttaatttttaacctaatttacacaattaaaattcgttttatactatttaaacctaatttacaagaaattaaaaaattaaagtaatatatatttttttaaataataataaaaataatattattatttcttaataggttacccgcatccgacccgaaattatcgggttcttaatggctcaacccgataaggacacagatccaataagacttgacccaacccaataatttcgtgaggattcgtgtcagattatcgtgtcgtgtcgaaaattgccagccctatcAAATGTCATTTGGTAGGGAAGGATGTGATCACGACATTTGGTAGGGAAGGATGTGATCATATTGCCAGGCTATCTATCACATGTTATACTGAATCTAACAGCTAAACTCGTAATACAAGGTGAAAACTTGAGTTTTGGAGTGTGGAGGTGTGAAAAGGTGCTCTGGGAGGTGTGTAACAAGCCTTTTATACCTAGGGCTGACTTTTCAATGTGGAAACATTGTCGGTCAAACATGGCAAGTCGCCAGGTTCGTGATTGGGAGAAGATGGCGAGTCGCCAGGTCTCTATGGTGATTTTGCGCGAGGATTCTGGCGATTGGTCAGGTTCGTCGTGTTGCGAAGCTGGCAAGTCGTCAGCTGCGTATGGCATTTCTGTGCGTGATTCTGGCTAGTCGATGACTTTGCGCCCTTTTCGACTTCGGATCATCCCTTTCGCCTTTTAAGCCATTTCGGCCCATTTTCTACATATTCTTCACAAAGTGATCAAAATACCAATATGATAGAGAAGTAGGTATAACAATTTCTGACAATctacaaaatataattaaaatcaagcACAACTACTCTGCAAAAACCAAGTAAATCAATAATACAAACAACATATATCAGAGAGATGTTCATCACATAATATATCACACGCCAAACAAATTCAGCAAAGCTATCAAATATGTATACTCTACACTGTATTTATTCTACTCCCTACATCCctcaataagagtcacatttcacttttaccataaataataagtaggtctcacacTCCACTCACGTtgtattataaaactaatataaaaaatagacctcatattctactaactttttcaactcactatcCTTTTTTTAAAACTGGTGGCCACACCAAATATAAttcctattgtgggacggatgaagtaatatTTCTTATCAAAGGTCATGGTTCATCTCAAACTTTTTCAAAGCTTTGACGGTTGAAAGACTAGGTTTGTATAACATGCGTATCGTATGCACGTGTCTTAGTTTATCAACAAGATTTCTTTGTTCCCACTTTCCAAATACTACTATCTCCGTCTCATTGTAGTAGAGGTGTTTCGTTTTAACCACTCATTTTGGAAAatgatactaataaatagttaaaatgaaaagagagtaaagtaaaaaaagataataatgtagataagactcttctctatattattatctcttatctacattattgtctcttttactttactttctctccactttaattatttattactccatccgttccctcatagttgagtcatttttccattttgagaagttcttccatagttgagtcatttcgaTATATGATAACACTtttctcacttttactttactctttcttactttattcactctctacttttttatctctcttacttttttatctatctacTTAACACACGAAACATCTCTTTCTTAAATTACGTGTCAAAAAGTTCTGCCTCAATTATGAGAGTAcaaagggagtattagttttccAGAACGAGTACTCAAAATGAAACGTCTCTACCATAGTGGGACGAAAGGTGTATGAGTTAGTAAGTACCCCCtctgtcctattaaaaatgaaacgttttcctttttcgattgtcccattaaaaatgaaatgtttcctaaaatagaattaaccttatctctacttttctctctctcttactttactctctcttctttaactcacaaaacaacactacataaaatcatgtgTGCCGAAAAAcaaacgtttcatatttattgggatggagggagtatatggtaAGTGCGGATAGCCACgattaggggtgagcaaaaaaaccggaaaccgaatattcaaaccgaaccaaaccgaaattttgaaattcggttcggttatttcggtttttcggttcggttcggttcgggcgaagaaaaaaaccgaaaaaccgaaaaacctatatatat from Salvia splendens isolate huo1 chromosome 4, SspV2, whole genome shotgun sequence encodes the following:
- the LOC121799366 gene encoding probable LRR receptor-like serine/threonine-protein kinase At2g24230, with protein sequence MGVGIFCFYSFLVVTLVIRPLVCQQPNTDESFLLEFFEKMGLNPPHKYGYSGSFCSWRGVVCDDGGENVVKLEASGVGLSGVIPDTTIGKLKKLESLDLSSNKITTLPSDFWSLGSLIKLNLSHNQICGSLSSNIGNFGHLQSLDLSFNIFDGSIPETFSSLSKLESLNLSDNGFESSVPSGILQCLNLVSVDLSENNLNGSLPSGFAAALPKLRFLSLAENEVVGRDSDFSGMKSVSYLNLSGNLFKGSVLGVFEGTLEVVDLSRNQFQGHIPEVNPSTFNWSNLLYLDMSENELSGEIFFTGLHHSMNLRHINLAHNRFTKQDLFINADVLTHLDYLNLSATGLVGEIPSNISGLTSLATLDLSDNHLSSHIPPLMLKSLRFLDLSHNNLTGDIPLVVMDELHHMDSFNFSYNNLSFCGSQFPPETLQASFIGSTNSCPIAANPDFFKKKPPMHRGLKIALALTIPMVFLLVGLLVLAFRCRRKTRTWAVKQDSCKEEQTVFPGPFSFQTDSTTWVADVKQATSVPVVIFEKPLLNFTFADLLSATSHFDRATLLAEGRFGPVYGGLMPGGLHVAVKVLVHGSTMTDHEAARELEYLGRIKHPNLVPLTGYCLAGEQRIAIYDYMENGNLQNLLHDLPLGIQKTEDWSTDTWVDENNGIQNVGPEGSLITWRFRHKVALGTARALAFLHHGCIPPIIHRDVKASSVYLDSNLEPRLSDFGISNIFGNGSEDEIARASPGYLPPEFLEQEGSSSPMAPTPMSDIYGFGVILFELITGKKPVGDVYQEANLTTWVRGLVRRDQASRAIDPKIRGTAPDSQIIEALKIGYLCTAEIPSKRLSMQQVVGLLKDLEQITL
- the LOC121799367 gene encoding leucine aminopeptidase 1-like, with amino-acid sequence MASIRVASTSFTLRASASPSSSFSSSYCNFSASVFTKFEFGLSWRGKRMAHSITRAALGLTEPKQIDPPKIAFSAKEIDLVEWKGDILAVGVTEKDMERDENSAFKNVILQKLDLHLGGLLSEASSEEDFTGKAGQSTVLRLPGVGSKRVGLIGLGGASARTAYRSLGESVAAAAKSSRGINVAITLASSEGIAAELKPSTASAIATGAILGTFDDNRFKSESKKPSLQSIDILGLGIGPEIEKKLKYAEDVCSGIILGKELVNAPANVLTPGVLAEEATRIASDHSDVFTVKILDEEQCKELKMGSFLAVGAASCNPPHFIHLCYKPPGGTVRTKLALVGKGLTFDCGGYNIKTGPGSMIELMKFDMGGSAAVLGAAKSLGKIKPDGVEVHFIVAACENMISGTGMRPGDILTASNGKTIEVNNTDAEGRLTLADALVYACTQGAEKIVDLATLTGACIVALGPSIAGVFTPSDDLAEEMSRASENSGEKLWRLPLEETYWESMKSGVADMVNTGGRQGGSITAALFLKQFVDEKVQWMHIDMAGPVWNDKKKSATGFGVSTLVEWVIKNSS
- the LOC121799368 gene encoding 26S proteasome non-ATPase regulatory subunit 9-like, translating into MVATNLKAETMKLMEKRSGIEEEMNVIIERLCQPGGPGLSGNLVDSEGFPRTDIDIPTVRADRHRLAELRSDHKDITEKMSQNIELLHSAKHTTATSSVKDSGPSAGMYASLGNSVAIDASSAMDADFGIGRAFAIVDEITELSPAAEDGLQLGDQILKFGNVGGGESFLQQLAAEAQQKQGEAVPLVVSRQGSLINLTVTPRTWPGRGLLGCHFRIL